A stretch of the Aegilops tauschii subsp. strangulata cultivar AL8/78 chromosome 4, Aet v6.0, whole genome shotgun sequence genome encodes the following:
- the LOC141021743 gene encoding DNA damage-inducible protein 1-like, protein MGNLPVNGIPAKVLFDTGTLHCFISKLVLSKHDLPPEFLQDPFHVVSLGMRMSSHIVVPNMDIKMGNYSFLASPIALSDSNIDLILGMDWLSKHKASLDCAAKEIKLTHPSEDVIIFVARDETIWLFSLNEKGEINAISQIPVVREYEHVFPKVLPVLYLGHIISAKGIAVNPEKVYAIVNWEPPQNVK, encoded by the exons ATGGGTAATCTCCCAGTTAATGGTATTCCTGCtaaagttttatttgatactggtaCATTGCATTGCTTCATTTCAAAACTAGTTCTGTCCAAGCATGATTTGCCCCCAGAGTTTTTGCAAGATCCTTTTCATGTGGTTTCTCTGGGAATGCGCATGAGCTCTCATATTGTAGTTCCCAACATGGatatcaagatgggcaactattCTTTTTTGGCCTCCCCAATTGCTCTCAGCGATTCCAATATTGATCTTATCCTTGGCATGGattggctttctaagcacaaggcttcTCTTGATTGTGCTGCAAAAGAGATTAAATTGACTCATCCATCTGAAGATGTGATTATCTTTGTGGCTCGAGATGAAACCATTTGGTtgttctctctcaatgagaaagGCGAGATCAACGCTATTTCTCAGATTCCAGTTGTCCGCGagtatgaacatgtctttcctaAAGTGCTTCCAG TTCTTTATCTTGgccacatcatctctgccaagggcatcgctgtcaATCCGGAAAAGGTTTATGCAATTGTGAACTGGGAGCCTCCTCAGAACGTCAAGTAG